In Bradyrhizobium guangxiense, the following are encoded in one genomic region:
- the ftsY gene encoding signal recognition particle-docking protein FtsY, translated as MNDTTSETPKLSWWRRLSNGLKRTSSSLGTAVADLVTKRKLDRAMLDDIEDVLLRADLGTSVAVRIADAVGTGRYDKAISADEVKDVVATEVEKVLSPVAKPLVIDAAKKPFVILVVGVNGSGKTTTIGKLSQKFASEGRKVMLAAGDTFRAAAIEQLKVWGERTKTPVIAGAQGSDSASLAFNALTAAKEQAIDVLLIDTAGRLQNKAELMNELEKVVRVIRKVDDTAPHAVLLVLDATVGQNALSQVEAFHRTAGVTGLVMTKLDGTARGGILVALAEKFKLPVHFIGVGEGVDDLAPFTARDFARAIAGIE; from the coding sequence ATGAACGATACCACCTCCGAGACCCCCAAGCTGAGCTGGTGGCGTCGCCTGTCCAACGGGCTGAAGCGCACCTCGTCCTCGCTCGGGACCGCGGTCGCCGACCTCGTCACCAAGCGCAAGCTCGACCGCGCCATGCTCGACGACATCGAGGACGTGCTCCTGCGCGCCGACCTCGGCACCTCCGTTGCGGTGCGGATTGCGGACGCCGTCGGCACCGGCCGCTACGACAAGGCGATCTCGGCGGACGAGGTCAAGGACGTCGTTGCGACCGAGGTCGAGAAGGTGCTGTCGCCGGTGGCAAAGCCGCTTGTGATCGATGCGGCCAAAAAGCCGTTCGTCATCCTCGTGGTCGGCGTCAATGGCTCCGGCAAGACCACCACGATCGGCAAGCTCTCGCAGAAATTCGCATCCGAAGGCCGCAAGGTGATGCTGGCCGCCGGCGACACGTTTCGTGCGGCAGCGATCGAGCAGTTGAAGGTGTGGGGCGAACGCACGAAAACGCCTGTCATCGCCGGCGCGCAGGGCTCGGACTCCGCAAGCCTCGCCTTCAACGCGCTCACCGCGGCGAAGGAGCAGGCCATCGACGTGCTGCTGATCGACACCGCCGGGCGTCTGCAGAACAAGGCCGAGCTGATGAATGAGCTCGAAAAGGTCGTGCGCGTCATCCGCAAGGTGGATGACACTGCGCCGCATGCCGTGTTGCTGGTGCTGGATGCTACTGTCGGCCAGAACGCGCTGTCGCAGGTCGAGGCGTTCCACCGCACCGCCGGGGTCACCGGCCTCGTGATGACCAAGCTCGACGGCACCGCGCGCGGCGGCATCCTGGTGGCGCTCGCGGAGAAATTTAAACTGCCGGTGCATTTCATCGGCGTCGGCGAAGGCGTCGACGATCTCGCGCCGTTCACCGCGCGCGACTTCGCCCGCGCCATCGCCGGAATTGAGTAG
- a CDS encoding heme ABC transporter permease — MTLIDLANPTRFLALTARVLPWLAAATVLLLAIGLYQAALAPDDYQQGATVKIMFIHVPNAWLSMFVWGVMSIASLGTLVWRHPLADVAAKAAAPIGAAFTFLALLTGSLWGRPMWGTYWEWDARLTSVLILFLMYLGLMALWRAVDDPSRAARAAAVLTLVGALNLPIIKFSVDWWNTLHQPASVMRIGGSALDKSFLIPLLVMAVAFTLLFVTLHLAAMRNEILRRRVRSLQMMQASRVAFSSEMGAGPRGQNASNEVGAA; from the coding sequence ATGACACTGATCGACCTCGCCAACCCCACGCGGTTCCTCGCGCTGACAGCGCGGGTCCTGCCGTGGCTTGCGGCCGCGACCGTGCTCCTGCTTGCGATCGGCCTCTATCAGGCTGCGCTGGCGCCCGACGACTACCAGCAGGGCGCGACCGTGAAGATCATGTTCATCCACGTGCCCAATGCCTGGCTGTCGATGTTCGTCTGGGGCGTCATGAGCATCGCCTCGCTGGGCACGCTGGTGTGGCGTCATCCGCTCGCCGACGTCGCCGCCAAGGCCGCCGCGCCGATCGGCGCCGCCTTCACCTTCCTCGCGCTGCTCACGGGCTCGCTGTGGGGCCGGCCGATGTGGGGTACCTATTGGGAATGGGATGCGCGGCTGACCTCGGTGCTGATTCTCTTCCTGATGTATCTCGGCCTGATGGCGCTGTGGCGCGCGGTCGACGATCCCTCGCGCGCGGCACGCGCCGCCGCGGTGCTGACCCTGGTCGGGGCGCTCAACCTTCCGATCATCAAATTCTCGGTCGACTGGTGGAACACGCTGCACCAGCCGGCGTCGGTGATGCGCATAGGCGGATCGGCGCTCGACAAATCGTTCCTGATTCCGCTCCTGGTGATGGCGGTCGCGTTCACGCTGCTGTTCGTCACGCTGCATCTGGCTGCGATGCGCAACGAGATCCTGCGCCGCCGCGTCCGCTCGCTGCAAATGATGCAGGCGAGCCGCGTCGCGTTCTCGAGCGAGATGGGCGCCGGCCCGCGCGGACAAAACGCGTCGAACGAAGTCGGGGCCGCATGA
- a CDS encoding DUF2794 domain-containing protein, whose protein sequence is MSLTSEDADPSEQRAAARPAAASAQLNRVTFNRLELHRILNLYGRMVADGEWRDYAIDFLRDRAVFSVYRRASEVPIYRIEKDPRLARKQGMYSVISATGLILRRGHELERVLLVIDRKLAVV, encoded by the coding sequence ATGAGTCTGACGTCGGAGGATGCCGATCCGAGCGAGCAGCGCGCGGCGGCGCGCCCCGCCGCTGCGAGTGCCCAACTGAACCGGGTGACGTTCAACCGGCTCGAGCTGCACCGTATCCTTAATCTCTACGGCCGCATGGTCGCCGACGGCGAGTGGCGCGATTATGCCATCGACTTCCTCAGGGATCGCGCGGTGTTCTCGGTCTATCGCCGCGCCTCGGAAGTGCCGATCTATCGCATCGAGAAGGACCCGCGCCTGGCCCGCAAGCAGGGCATGTACAGCGTGATCTCGGCGACGGGCCTGATCCTGCGCCGTGGCCACGAGCTCGAGCGCGTGCTGCTGGTGATCGACCGCAAGCTGGCGGTGGTGTGA
- the ccmA gene encoding heme ABC exporter ATP-binding protein CcmA produces MRLSGQGVTCVRGGRQVFAGLDFAAVSGEAVAVVGRNGSGKTSLLRLIAGLLVPAGGKIALVGGDAELTLSEQCHYLGHRDALKPALTVAENLWFWADFLGGERGDAAETLATVGLDHATHLPAGFLSAGQRRRLSLARLLAVRRPVWLLDEPTNALDVAGQDMFGGLMREHLSRGGLIVAATHAPLGIESRELRIGGAV; encoded by the coding sequence ATGCGGCTCTCCGGACAGGGGGTCACCTGCGTGCGGGGCGGCCGCCAGGTGTTTGCCGGGCTGGATTTCGCGGCCGTCTCGGGCGAGGCCGTGGCGGTGGTCGGCCGCAACGGCTCGGGCAAGACCTCGCTGCTGCGGCTGATCGCCGGCCTGCTCGTGCCGGCAGGGGGCAAGATCGCGCTCGTGGGCGGCGATGCCGAGCTGACGCTGTCCGAGCAGTGCCACTATCTCGGCCATCGCGATGCCCTGAAGCCGGCCCTCACCGTGGCTGAAAACCTGTGGTTCTGGGCCGATTTCCTGGGCGGCGAGCGCGGTGACGCCGCCGAGACCCTCGCCACCGTGGGCCTCGACCACGCCACCCATCTGCCTGCCGGATTCCTGTCCGCGGGACAGCGCCGCCGGCTCTCGCTGGCCCGGCTGCTGGCCGTCCGCCGCCCGGTCTGGCTGCTGGACGAGCCGACCAATGCGCTGGACGTCGCCGGCCAGGACATGTTCGGCGGCCTGATGCGCGAGCACCTGTCGCGCGGCGGCCTGATCGTCGCGGCCACCCACGCCCCGCTCGGGATCGAATCGCGGGAGCTGCGGATCGGGGGTGCGGTATGA
- the ccmB gene encoding heme exporter protein CcmB gives MTALSALIRRDIRIALRVGGGALIGVLFFLTVVVLMPFAVGPDLALLSRLGPAILWLGALLASLLTLDRLFMADHEDGSLDLITMSRTPLELACAAKALAHWLAAGLPLIVATPVLGLLLNLDMVATAAVALTLLAGTPALTFTGMIGAALAVTLHRGGLLMAVLVLPLSIPVLIFGVAASQAVIVGPMTFGAPFSILCALSLVSFVIGPFAAAASLRHGLD, from the coding sequence ATGACGGCCCTGTCCGCCCTCATCCGCCGGGACATCCGGATCGCGCTCCGCGTCGGCGGCGGGGCGCTGATTGGCGTACTGTTCTTCCTCACCGTGGTGGTGCTGATGCCGTTCGCGGTGGGGCCGGATCTGGCGTTGCTGTCGCGGCTGGGGCCGGCCATCCTCTGGCTCGGCGCGCTGCTGGCGAGCCTGCTCACCCTCGACCGGCTGTTCATGGCCGACCATGAGGACGGCTCGCTCGACCTGATCACGATGAGCCGAACGCCGCTGGAACTGGCCTGCGCCGCCAAGGCGCTGGCACATTGGCTGGCCGCCGGCCTGCCGCTGATTGTCGCAACCCCCGTGCTGGGCCTCCTGCTCAACCTCGACATGGTCGCCACGGCTGCGGTGGCGCTGACATTGCTGGCGGGCACGCCGGCGCTGACCTTCACCGGCATGATCGGCGCGGCGCTGGCCGTGACGCTGCATCGCGGCGGGCTGCTGATGGCGGTCCTGGTGCTGCCGCTGTCGATTCCCGTCCTGATTTTCGGGGTCGCGGCCTCGCAGGCCGTGATCGTCGGCCCCATGACGTTCGGCGCGCCGTTCTCGATCCTGTGCGCGCTGTCGCTGGTCAGCTTCGTGATCGGCCCCTTCGCAGCCGCAGCGAGCCTGCGGCATGGTCTTGACTGA
- the ccmD gene encoding heme exporter protein CcmD, whose product MMTSLGPYASFIVTSYAAAALVVAILIGWIGHDYRNQTQRLRELEERGITRRSGRSATDMR is encoded by the coding sequence ATGATGACATCGCTCGGTCCTTATGCATCCTTCATCGTGACCTCCTATGCCGCGGCGGCCCTCGTGGTCGCGATCCTGATCGGCTGGATCGGGCACGACTATCGCAACCAGACGCAGCGCCTGCGCGAGCTGGAAGAGCGCGGCATCACGCGCCGGTCCGGCCGCAGCGCGACGGACATGCGATGA
- a CDS encoding GNAT family N-acetyltransferase codes for MSAPEIRPTLEADLPAITAIYQQAVREGTATFELEPPDLSEMTRRYRALIDGGYPYFVAILDGRVAGYAYAGAYRPRPAYRFTVENSIYLDPSFHRRGIGALLLERLGKECEARGFRQMIAVIGDSANAGSIGVHTKGGFKMIGTHPNVGLKFGRWLDTVMMQRDLGEGAKTVPGS; via the coding sequence ATGTCCGCACCTGAAATCAGGCCCACGCTTGAGGCCGACCTCCCCGCCATCACCGCCATCTACCAGCAAGCCGTGCGCGAAGGCACGGCGACGTTCGAGCTGGAGCCGCCCGACCTCTCGGAGATGACACGCCGCTATCGCGCGCTGATCGACGGCGGCTATCCCTATTTCGTCGCCATCCTCGACGGCCGCGTGGCCGGCTATGCCTATGCCGGTGCCTATCGCCCGCGCCCGGCCTACCGCTTCACGGTCGAGAACTCGATCTATCTCGATCCAAGCTTCCATCGCCGCGGCATCGGCGCGTTGCTGCTGGAACGGCTGGGCAAGGAATGCGAGGCGCGCGGCTTCCGCCAGATGATCGCGGTGATCGGCGATTCCGCCAATGCCGGCTCGATCGGCGTGCACACCAAGGGTGGCTTCAAGATGATCGGCACGCATCCCAATGTCGGGCTGAAATTCGGCCGCTGGTTGGACACGGTGATGATGCAGCGCGACCTCGGCGAGGGCGCGAAGACGGTGCCAGGGAGTTAG
- a CDS encoding Bax inhibitor-1/YccA family protein codes for MSDLDRNYASPFGRAAGRVDAATVDAGLRAYMLRIYNYMSIGLAITGLAALGVYMAAVTDVPTPEAVRVGKLFLTPFGYAMFVSPLKWLFMLAPLAMVFVISAGINRLAPSTAQILFWVFSALMGISLSSIFLVFTHTSIVRVFFITAATFGALSLYGYTTKRDLTGMGSFLFMGLIGIIIASLVNLFLASSMLQFIVSVVGVLVFAGLTAWDTQRLKNDYIYGYASAGGDIAERAAITGALSLYLNFINLFTLLLQLLGQRD; via the coding sequence ATGTCGGACCTAGACCGTAACTACGCTTCTCCTTTCGGCAGGGCCGCCGGGCGTGTTGACGCCGCGACGGTCGATGCCGGCCTGCGCGCCTACATGCTGCGCATCTACAATTACATGAGCATCGGCCTCGCCATCACCGGCCTGGCCGCGCTCGGCGTCTACATGGCTGCCGTGACCGACGTTCCGACCCCGGAAGCCGTCCGGGTCGGCAAGCTGTTCCTGACCCCGTTCGGCTACGCGATGTTCGTCAGCCCCCTGAAATGGCTGTTCATGCTCGCGCCGCTGGCGATGGTGTTCGTGATCTCGGCGGGCATCAACCGTCTCGCCCCCTCGACCGCCCAGATCCTGTTCTGGGTGTTCTCGGCGCTGATGGGCATCTCGCTGTCGTCGATCTTCCTGGTGTTCACGCACACCTCGATCGTGCGGGTGTTCTTCATCACCGCGGCGACCTTCGGTGCGCTGAGCCTCTACGGCTACACCACCAAGCGTGACCTGACCGGGATGGGCTCGTTCCTGTTCATGGGCCTGATCGGCATCATCATCGCGAGCCTGGTGAACCTGTTCCTGGCCAGCTCGATGCTGCAGTTCATCGTGTCGGTGGTCGGCGTGCTGGTGTTCGCGGGCCTCACCGCCTGGGATACCCAGCGGCTGAAGAACGACTACATCTACGGCTACGCTTCGGCCGGCGGTGACATCGCAGAGCGTGCGGCCATCACCGGCGCGCTGTCGCTGTACCTGAACTTCATCAACCTGTTCACGCTGCTGCTGCAGCTCCTCGGCCAGCGCGACTAA
- a CDS encoding DUF1223 domain-containing protein — MTTMTASHLVSRWSGAFWSGALGICAIVAVIRPAAADPRAVVELFTSQGCSSCPPADQIIGDLSKDPSIIALSMPIDYWDYLGWKDTLADSRFSARQRAYSRMRGDREVYTPQVVVNGSAHVIGSDRAGIENAIGKSDKGVGVMSVPVTMSLAGKQINVSVAASNEPAVSHGEVWICSIAKSVPIAITRGENRGQQVTYHNVVRNLLKVGDWTGRPESWTVPIENLTREGVDGAVVYVQDGSRERPGPMLGAAYTSLH; from the coding sequence ATGACAACAATGACGGCTTCTCATCTGGTTTCACGTTGGTCCGGTGCCTTCTGGTCGGGCGCCCTCGGTATCTGTGCGATCGTCGCCGTCATCCGTCCCGCTGCAGCCGATCCTCGTGCGGTGGTCGAACTGTTCACCTCGCAAGGTTGCTCGTCCTGCCCACCCGCCGACCAGATCATCGGCGATCTCTCGAAAGACCCGTCCATCATCGCGCTGAGCATGCCGATCGATTATTGGGACTATCTCGGCTGGAAGGACACGCTGGCGGATTCGCGTTTCTCGGCACGGCAGCGCGCCTATTCGCGCATGCGCGGCGACCGCGAGGTCTACACGCCGCAGGTCGTGGTCAACGGCTCCGCGCATGTCATCGGCAGCGACCGTGCCGGCATCGAGAACGCGATCGGCAAGTCCGATAAGGGTGTGGGCGTGATGAGCGTGCCGGTGACAATGTCGCTCGCGGGCAAGCAGATCAACGTGTCGGTGGCCGCGAGCAACGAGCCGGCCGTCTCGCATGGCGAGGTCTGGATCTGCTCGATCGCCAAGTCGGTCCCGATCGCAATCACCCGCGGCGAGAATCGCGGGCAGCAGGTCACCTACCACAACGTCGTTCGCAACCTGCTCAAGGTCGGCGACTGGACCGGGCGTCCGGAAAGCTGGACGGTGCCGATCGAGAACCTCACGCGCGAGGGTGTCGACGGCGCGGTGGTCTATGTTCAGGACGGCAGCCGCGAGCGGCCGGGCCCGATGCTGGGCGCGGCGTACACGTCGCTGCATTGA
- the acnA gene encoding aconitate hydratase AcnA encodes MTSLDSFKCKKTLKVGAKTYVYYSLPTAEKNGLKGISKLPYSMKVLLENLLRNEDGRSVKKEDIVAVSKWLRKKSLEHEIAFRPARVLMQDFTGVPAVVDLAAMRNAMQKLGGDAEKINPLVPVDLVIDHSVIVNFFGDNKAFGKNVTEEYKQNQERYEFLKWGQKAFSNFSVVPPGTGICHQVNLEYLAQTVWTKKEKMTIGKKTGTFEVAYPDSLVGTDSHTTMVNGLAVLGWGVGGIEAEACMLGQPLSMLLPNVVGFKLKGALKEGVTATDLVLTVTQMLRKLGVVGKFVEFFGPGLDHLSVADKATIANMAPEYGATCGFFPVDAAALDYLKTSGRASARVALVQAYAKAQGLFRTAKSPDPVFTETLTLDLGDVVPSMAGPKRPEGRIALPTVADGFSLALGSEYKKAEEPAKRFPVEGKNFDIGHGDVVIAAITSCTNTSNPSVLIGAGLLARNAAAKGLKAKPWVKTSLAPGSQVVAEYLANSGLQPHLDKVGFNLVGFGCTTCIGNSGPLPEEISKSINDNGVVAAAVLSGNRNFEGRVSPDVQANYLASPPLVVAYALAGSVTKTLAPEPLGEGKDGKPVYLKDIWPTTKEINAFMKKFVTASIFKKKYADVFKGDTNWRKIKTVESETYRWNMSSTYVQTPPYFEGMKKEPEPVTDIVEARILAMFGDKITTDHISPAGSIKLTSPAGKYLSEHQVRPADFNQYGTRRGNHEVMMRGTFANIRIKNFMLKGADGNIPEGGLTKHWPDGEQMSIYDAAMKYQQEQVPLVVFAGAEYGNGSSRDWAAKGTRLLGVRAVICQSFERIHRSNLVGMGVLPLTFEEGTSWSSLGLKGDEKVTLRGLVGDLKPRQKLTAEIVSGDGSLQRVSLLCRIDTLDELDYYRNGGILHYVLRKLAA; translated from the coding sequence ATGACCTCGCTCGACAGCTTCAAATGCAAAAAGACCCTCAAGGTCGGCGCCAAGACCTATGTCTATTACAGCCTGCCCACGGCCGAGAAGAATGGTCTGAAGGGAATCTCCAAGCTTCCCTATTCGATGAAGGTCCTGCTCGAGAACCTGCTGCGCAACGAGGACGGCCGCTCGGTCAAGAAAGAGGACATCGTCGCCGTCTCGAAATGGCTGCGCAAGAAGTCGCTGGAGCATGAGATCGCGTTCCGCCCGGCGCGCGTGCTGATGCAGGACTTCACCGGCGTGCCGGCGGTGGTCGATCTCGCCGCGATGCGCAACGCGATGCAGAAGCTCGGCGGCGACGCCGAAAAGATCAATCCGCTGGTGCCGGTCGACCTCGTCATCGACCACTCCGTGATCGTGAACTTCTTCGGCGACAACAAGGCCTTCGGCAAGAACGTCACCGAGGAGTACAAGCAGAACCAGGAGCGCTACGAGTTCCTGAAGTGGGGCCAGAAGGCGTTCTCGAACTTCTCCGTCGTGCCGCCCGGCACCGGCATCTGCCACCAGGTCAATCTCGAATATCTTGCCCAGACGGTCTGGACCAAGAAGGAGAAGATGACGATCGGCAAGAAGACCGGCACCTTCGAGGTCGCCTATCCCGATTCGCTGGTCGGCACCGATTCCCACACCACCATGGTCAACGGTCTCGCCGTGCTCGGCTGGGGCGTCGGCGGCATCGAGGCGGAAGCCTGCATGCTCGGCCAGCCGCTGTCGATGCTGCTGCCCAACGTCGTCGGCTTCAAGCTGAAGGGCGCGCTGAAGGAAGGCGTCACCGCGACCGATCTCGTGCTCACGGTCACGCAGATGTTGCGCAAGCTCGGCGTGGTCGGCAAGTTCGTCGAGTTCTTCGGCCCCGGCCTCGACCATCTCTCGGTCGCCGACAAGGCGACGATCGCCAACATGGCCCCCGAATACGGCGCGACCTGCGGCTTCTTCCCGGTCGATGCCGCCGCGCTCGATTACCTCAAGACCTCCGGCCGCGCCTCGGCACGCGTCGCGCTGGTGCAGGCCTACGCCAAGGCGCAGGGCCTGTTCCGCACCGCCAAGTCGCCCGATCCGGTGTTTACGGAAACACTGACCCTCGACCTCGGCGACGTCGTGCCGTCGATGGCCGGCCCGAAGCGCCCCGAAGGCCGCATTGCGCTGCCGACCGTGGCGGACGGCTTCTCGCTTGCGCTCGGCAGCGAATACAAGAAGGCCGAGGAGCCGGCGAAGCGCTTCCCCGTCGAAGGCAAGAACTTCGACATCGGCCATGGCGATGTCGTGATCGCCGCGATCACCTCCTGCACCAACACCTCGAATCCGAGCGTCTTGATCGGCGCCGGCCTCCTGGCGCGTAACGCTGCGGCGAAGGGCCTCAAGGCCAAGCCGTGGGTGAAGACCTCGCTCGCCCCGGGCAGCCAGGTGGTGGCGGAATATCTCGCCAATTCCGGTCTGCAGCCCCATCTCGACAAGGTCGGCTTCAATCTGGTCGGCTTCGGCTGCACCACCTGCATCGGCAATTCGGGCCCGCTGCCTGAGGAGATCTCGAAGTCGATCAACGACAATGGCGTGGTCGCGGCCGCCGTGCTCTCCGGCAACCGCAACTTCGAAGGCCGCGTCTCGCCGGACGTGCAGGCGAACTACCTCGCCTCGCCGCCGCTGGTCGTCGCCTACGCGCTCGCCGGCAGCGTCACCAAGACCCTCGCCCCCGAGCCGCTCGGCGAGGGCAAGGACGGCAAGCCGGTCTATCTGAAGGACATCTGGCCGACGACCAAGGAGATCAACGCCTTCATGAAGAAGTTCGTGACCGCGTCGATCTTCAAGAAGAAGTATGCCGACGTGTTCAAGGGCGACACCAACTGGCGCAAGATCAAGACGGTCGAGAGCGAGACTTATCGCTGGAACATGTCTTCGACCTACGTGCAGACCCCGCCCTATTTCGAAGGCATGAAGAAGGAGCCCGAGCCGGTCACCGACATCGTCGAGGCGCGGATCCTCGCCATGTTCGGCGACAAGATCACCACCGACCACATCTCGCCGGCCGGCTCGATCAAGCTCACCTCGCCCGCGGGCAAGTATCTCAGCGAGCACCAGGTGCGTCCCGCCGACTTCAACCAGTACGGCACGCGCCGCGGCAACCACGAAGTGATGATGCGCGGCACCTTCGCCAACATCCGCATCAAGAACTTCATGCTCAAGGGCGCGGATGGAAACATCCCCGAGGGCGGTTTGACGAAGCACTGGCCCGACGGCGAGCAGATGTCGATCTACGACGCCGCGATGAAGTACCAGCAGGAGCAGGTGCCGCTGGTGGTGTTCGCCGGCGCCGAATACGGCAACGGCTCTTCGCGCGACTGGGCTGCCAAGGGCACGCGCCTGCTCGGCGTGCGCGCGGTGATCTGCCAGAGCTTTGAGCGCATCCATCGCTCCAACCTGGTCGGCATGGGCGTGCTGCCGCTGACCTTCGAGGAAGGCACCTCCTGGTCGTCGCTCGGCCTGAAGGGCGACGAGAAGGTCACGCTGCGGGGCCTCGTCGGCGACCTCAAGCCGCGCCAGAAGCTGACCGCGGAGATCGTCTCCGGCGACGGTTCGTTGCAGCGTGTTTCGCTGCTCTGCCGCATCGATACGCTGGACGAGCTCGACTACTACCGCAACGGCGGTATCCTGCACTACGTGCTGCGCAAGCTCGCGGCCTAA
- a CDS encoding septation protein A has translation MDKTQPHPLFKLATELGPLLVFFFVNAKFNLFAATGAFMVAIVAAMAASYVVTRHVPIMAIVTGVIVLVFGTLTLVLHDETFIKVKPTIIYGLFAAILGGGLLFGRSFIAVMFDQVFNLTSQGWRILTLRWALFFAGMAVLNEIIWRTQSTDFWVNFKVFGVLPLTAIFGMIQMPLIKRYHLEPVSLEASEAEAGDVRKG, from the coding sequence ATGGACAAGACCCAGCCGCATCCGCTGTTCAAGCTGGCGACCGAGCTCGGGCCGCTGCTCGTGTTCTTCTTCGTGAACGCGAAGTTCAATCTGTTCGCCGCGACCGGCGCCTTCATGGTGGCGATCGTCGCTGCGATGGCCGCCTCCTATGTGGTGACGCGCCACGTCCCGATCATGGCAATCGTCACGGGCGTGATCGTGCTGGTGTTCGGCACGTTGACGCTGGTGCTGCACGACGAGACCTTCATCAAGGTCAAGCCGACCATCATCTACGGCCTGTTCGCCGCGATCCTCGGCGGCGGCCTGTTGTTCGGCCGCTCCTTCATCGCCGTGATGTTCGACCAGGTGTTCAATCTGACCTCGCAGGGCTGGCGCATCCTCACGCTGCGCTGGGCGCTGTTCTTCGCCGGCATGGCGGTGCTGAACGAGATCATCTGGCGGACCCAGAGCACGGACTTCTGGGTGAACTTCAAGGTGTTCGGCGTGCTGCCGCTGACGGCCATCTTCGGCATGATCCAGATGCCCCTGATCAAGCGCTATCACCTCGAGCCGGTCTCGCTGGAAGCCAGCGAGGCCGAGGCGGGGGATGTGCGGAAGGGGTGA
- a CDS encoding DsbE family thiol:disulfide interchange protein produces the protein MSDQPASAAPQRRTFLMVLPLIAFIGLALLFWFRLGSGDPSRIPSALIGRPAPQTALPPLEGLQADNAQVPGLDPAAFKGKVSLVNVWASWCVPCHDEAPLLTELAKDKRFQLVGINYKDATENARRFLGRYGNPFGRVGVDANGRASIEWGVYGVPETFIVGREGTIVYKLVGPITPSNLQNVLLPQMEKALKAES, from the coding sequence ATGAGCGATCAACCTGCCTCCGCAGCGCCGCAGCGCCGCACGTTCCTGATGGTGCTGCCGCTGATCGCCTTCATCGGGCTTGCGCTGCTGTTCTGGTTCCGGCTCGGCAGCGGCGATCCCTCGCGGATTCCCTCCGCGCTGATCGGCCGTCCCGCGCCGCAGACCGCGCTGCCGCCGCTCGAGGGATTGCAGGCTGACAATGCGCAGGTGCCGGGCCTCGACCCCGCCGCGTTCAAGGGCAAGGTGAGCCTGGTCAACGTCTGGGCCTCCTGGTGCGTGCCGTGCCACGACGAGGCGCCGCTCCTGACCGAGCTCGCCAAGGACAAGCGCTTCCAGCTGGTCGGCATCAATTACAAGGACGCGACCGAGAATGCGCGGCGCTTCCTGGGGCGCTACGGCAACCCGTTCGGCCGCGTCGGCGTGGATGCCAACGGCCGCGCCTCGATCGAATGGGGCGTCTACGGCGTGCCTGAAACCTTCATCGTCGGCCGCGAGGGCACCATCGTCTACAAGCTGGTCGGCCCTATCACGCCGAGCAATCTGCAGAATGTACTGTTGCCGCAGATGGAGAAGGCGCTGAAGGCAGAGTCTTAG